The Bradyrhizobium sp. WBAH42 genome includes a window with the following:
- a CDS encoding LysR family transcriptional regulator yields MNWDDLRIIAAVRDEGTYAGASARLRIDETTVGRRLSRIERALGLRLFEAADGVRRPTRSCEAVLAHVEAMAAHAAEIGRLSESLEGPVGRLRIASTNTVAEAVLSPRTSDFLRAHPGLTLQFLTSSENVKFSRWEADLAIRLRKPDKGDFAISRVGDIKLYYFEPARIEGEPMLCVYPDELGAIPEMQFLRTKKARARCVTDNVRVIRNLIRAHQAAGVLPEYVCADLLGDRRLRATLLPKRRDVWLLVQNHLKRDAAARVTIDWVRACFQAMSRG; encoded by the coding sequence ATGAACTGGGACGATCTGCGCATCATCGCTGCCGTCAGGGACGAGGGCACCTACGCCGGCGCCAGCGCGCGGCTGCGCATCGACGAGACCACGGTCGGACGCAGGCTGTCGCGCATCGAGCGTGCGCTCGGCTTGCGTCTGTTCGAGGCCGCCGACGGCGTCCGCCGGCCGACGCGGAGTTGCGAGGCGGTGCTGGCGCATGTCGAGGCGATGGCCGCACATGCCGCCGAGATCGGTCGCCTCAGCGAGAGCCTGGAAGGTCCGGTCGGACGTCTGCGCATCGCCTCCACCAATACGGTCGCCGAGGCGGTGCTGTCGCCGCGCACGAGCGACTTCCTGCGCGCTCATCCCGGCCTGACGTTGCAATTCCTCACCTCGAGCGAGAACGTCAAATTCTCGCGCTGGGAAGCCGATCTTGCCATCCGCCTCCGCAAGCCCGACAAGGGCGATTTCGCGATCTCCAGGGTCGGCGACATCAAGCTCTATTACTTCGAGCCTGCGAGGATCGAAGGCGAGCCGATGCTCTGCGTCTATCCGGACGAGCTCGGTGCCATTCCCGAGATGCAATTCCTGCGCACCAAGAAAGCCCGCGCGCGCTGCGTCACCGACAACGTTCGTGTCATCCGTAACCTGATCCGCGCGCATCAGGCCGCAGGCGTGTTGCCGGAGTATGTTTGCGCGGACTTGCTCGGCGATCGCCGCCTGCGCGCCACGCTGCTACCGAAGCGCCGCGACGTCTGGCTCTTGGTGCAGAACCATCTCAAGCGCGACGCTGCAGCGCGCGTGACCATCGACTGGGTGAGGGCGTGTTTCCAGGCGATGTCGCGCGGTTGA
- a CDS encoding cysteine hydrolase family protein: protein MTTAKTLLQLAGADLTPPRLADAALVLIDIQNEYLEGPLALPEARPAIARAAALLARARESGAAIFHIAHRGKAGSLFDRGADRGAIVAELSPRAGELVIEKELPNAFAGTDLQARLAATDRKNIVLAGFMTHMCVSSTARAALDLGFRTTIDADSCATRDLPDGGGGTLDARTIHEVALAELSDRFAIIARGDALK, encoded by the coding sequence ATGACGACCGCGAAGACCCTGCTGCAGCTCGCCGGCGCCGATCTCACCCCGCCGCGCCTTGCCGACGCCGCGCTGGTGCTGATCGATATCCAGAACGAGTATCTCGAAGGTCCTCTCGCTTTGCCCGAGGCGAGACCTGCGATCGCGCGGGCGGCTGCGCTCCTGGCACGGGCTCGCGAGAGCGGCGCCGCGATCTTCCATATCGCCCATCGCGGCAAGGCCGGCAGCCTGTTCGATCGCGGCGCGGACCGCGGCGCCATCGTCGCCGAACTGAGCCCCCGTGCCGGCGAGCTGGTGATCGAGAAGGAGTTGCCGAATGCGTTCGCCGGCACTGATTTGCAGGCGCGCCTTGCCGCAACCGACAGGAAGAACATCGTGCTGGCCGGCTTCATGACGCATATGTGCGTCAGCTCCACAGCGCGAGCCGCGCTCGACCTCGGTTTTCGCACGACGATCGATGCCGATTCCTGCGCCACGCGCGACCTGCCGGACGGCGGCGGCGGCACGCTGGACGCTCGAACCATCCATGAGGTTGCACTCGCCGAGCTATCCGACCGCTTCGCCATCATCGCGCGCGGCGATGCACTGAAATAA
- a CDS encoding glutathione S-transferase N-terminal domain-containing protein, whose amino-acid sequence MLQLYFSPMACSLASRIALMEAGLEAHYHLVHLRTKQVVDDDSDFRDVAPKGAVPVLVLENGDRLTESAAVLQYIADLKPETGLAPRFGDPDRYRLQEWLSFVGTEIHKAFLFPTFWYKDDGSLAKPRARIGQTLSVPAAHLADREFLVGNGFTVADAHLTWALLLLRPAGVDITQWPPLAAYLERMQARPVVREAIATEMALRKTMPANAA is encoded by the coding sequence ATGCTGCAACTCTATTTCTCGCCGATGGCCTGCTCGCTTGCGAGCCGCATCGCGCTGATGGAAGCAGGCCTCGAGGCGCACTATCATCTGGTGCATCTCAGGACCAAGCAGGTCGTGGACGACGACAGCGACTTTCGCGACGTAGCGCCGAAGGGAGCGGTGCCGGTCCTCGTGCTGGAGAACGGCGATCGGCTGACGGAGAGCGCGGCGGTGCTGCAATACATCGCCGATCTGAAACCGGAGACGGGTCTTGCGCCGCGGTTCGGCGATCCCGATCGCTATCGTCTGCAGGAATGGCTGAGTTTCGTCGGGACCGAGATCCACAAGGCGTTCCTGTTTCCGACCTTCTGGTACAAGGACGACGGCTCGCTCGCCAAGCCGCGCGCAAGGATCGGACAGACCTTGTCGGTGCCGGCAGCGCATCTGGCGGACCGCGAATTCCTCGTCGGCAACGGCTTCACCGTGGCAGATGCCCATCTCACCTGGGCCCTGCTGCTGCTCCGTCCGGCAGGAGTAGACATCACGCAATGGCCGCCGCTGGCGGCCTATCTCGAACGCATGCAGGCGCGGCCCGTGGTGCGAGAGGCGATCGCCACCGAGATGGCGCTGCGCAAGACCATGCCCGCCAATGCCGCGTAG
- a CDS encoding slipin family protein, with protein MTLNKGWHLLMLNVTVKDGERALLTRNGQLVRVLAPGKHRLFDPLHELKAEVLDVVRSEFSAERYAVLKAARPDLAAELFEAVETKADEIAIVSLDGRPVHLMTPWQVRVYWKVATRIDVERIDVSADPKVSARHLAMIERNRSAVTSETVVENHEAGLLYVEGRLTERLAPGRHAFWTVGRKIEVKRLDLRPQAVEITAQEMLTKDRIALRVTLTAFRKVVDPERTVATVPDVDAWLYRLVQFAIREAVAGRTLDEVLSAKAALDAELRDYVRARVAESGVEVTELGVKDVILPGEIRELVNKVVEAERVAKANLIRRQEETAATRSLLNTARLMEENPLLLRLKELESLERLVEKVGRIDLHAGDGQGLDALLTRLVRLKAPESA; from the coding sequence ATGACTTTGAACAAGGGCTGGCACTTGCTGATGCTGAACGTGACGGTGAAGGATGGCGAGCGTGCGTTGCTGACGCGCAACGGGCAGCTCGTGCGCGTGCTCGCGCCCGGCAAGCATCGCCTGTTCGATCCCCTGCACGAGCTGAAGGCCGAGGTGCTCGACGTGGTCCGCAGCGAATTTTCTGCGGAGCGCTATGCAGTGCTGAAGGCCGCGCGGCCTGATCTGGCCGCCGAACTGTTCGAGGCGGTCGAGACCAAGGCGGACGAGATCGCCATCGTCAGCCTCGACGGCCGGCCCGTGCATCTGATGACGCCCTGGCAGGTGCGCGTCTACTGGAAGGTCGCAACCCGCATCGATGTCGAGCGCATCGATGTGTCCGCTGATCCCAAGGTCAGCGCGCGACATCTGGCCATGATCGAGCGCAACCGTTCGGCCGTGACGTCGGAGACGGTGGTCGAGAACCACGAGGCGGGCCTGCTCTATGTCGAGGGCCGGCTCACCGAGCGGCTCGCGCCCGGCCGGCACGCCTTCTGGACCGTCGGCCGCAAGATCGAGGTGAAGCGCCTCGACCTGCGGCCCCAGGCGGTCGAGATCACCGCGCAGGAGATGCTGACCAAGGATCGCATCGCGCTGCGGGTGACGCTGACGGCGTTCCGTAAGGTGGTCGATCCCGAGCGCACGGTTGCGACCGTGCCCGACGTGGATGCGTGGCTGTACCGCCTGGTGCAGTTCGCGATCCGCGAGGCGGTAGCTGGCCGGACGCTGGACGAGGTGCTGTCGGCGAAGGCGGCGCTGGATGCGGAGCTGCGCGACTATGTGCGGGCACGCGTCGCGGAGTCCGGCGTCGAGGTCACCGAGCTCGGCGTCAAGGACGTGATCCTGCCCGGCGAGATCCGGGAGCTGGTGAACAAGGTGGTGGAGGCGGAGCGGGTCGCGAAGGCGAACCTGATCCGCCGGCAGGAGGAGACCGCGGCGACGCGTTCGCTCCTGAACACTGCCCGCCTGATGGAGGAGAACCCCCTGCTGCTGCGGCTCAAGGAGCTGGAGTCGCTGGAGCGGCTGGTCGAGAAGGTCGGCCGCATCGACCTCCATGCCGGTGACGGCCAGGGCCTCGATGCGCTGCTGACCCGGCTCGTGCGCCTGAAGGCGCCCGAGAGCGCATGA